One stretch of Prionailurus viverrinus isolate Anna chromosome C1, UM_Priviv_1.0, whole genome shotgun sequence DNA includes these proteins:
- the TACSTD2 gene encoding tumor-associated calcium signal transducer 2, whose protein sequence is MAREPGLALPSLPLPLLLLLLLAAATGPVAAQDNCTCATNKMTLCRADGPGGRCQCRALGSGFPVDCSTLTSKCLLLKARMSTPKSGRALVRPSEHALVDNDGLYDPDCDHDGRFKARQCNQTSVCWCVNSVGVRRTDKGDLSLRCDELVRTHHILIDLRHRPAARAFNHSDLDAELRRLFRERYRLHPRFVAAVHYERPTIQIELRQNASEKAPGDVDIADAAYYFERDVKGESLFPGRGGLDVRVRGEPLLVERTLIYYLDEKPPEFSMKRLTAGLIAVIVVVVVALVAGVAVLVITNRRKSGKYKKVEVKELGELRKEPSL, encoded by the coding sequence ATGGCCCGGGAGCCGGGCCTCGCGCTGCCGTCGCTcccgctgccgctgctgctgttgctgctccTGGCGGCGGCGACCGGCCCTGTGGCCGCGCAGGACAACTGCACGTGCGCCACCAATAAGATGACCCTGTGCCGCGCGGACGGCCCCGGCGGCCGCTGCCAGTGCCGCGCGCTGGGCTCGGGCTTCCCGGTGGACTGCTCCACGCTGACTTCCAAGTGCCTGCTGCTCAAGGCGCGCATGAGCACCCCCAAGAGCGGCCGCGCGCTCGTGCGGCCCAGCGAGCACGCGCTCGTGGACAACGACGGCCTGTATGACCCCGACTGCGACCACGACGGCCGCTTCAAGGCCCGCCAGTGCAACCAGACGTCGGTGTGCTGGTGCGTGAACTCGGTGGGCGTGCGCCGCACGGACAAGGGCGACCTGAGTCTGCGCTGCGACGAGCTGGTGCGCACCCACCACATCCTCATCGACTTGCGCCACCGCCCGGCCGCCCGCGCCTTCAACCATTCGGACCTGGACGCCGAGCTGCGGCGGCTCTTCCGTGAGCGCTACCGGCTGCACCCCAGGTTCGTGGCGGCCGTGCACTACGAGCGGCCCACCATCCAGATCGAGCTCCGGCAGAACGCGTCCGAGAAGGCCCCCGGCGACGTGGACATCGCCGACGCCGCCTACTACTTCGAGAGGGACGTCAAGGGCGAATCGCTGTTCCCGGGTCGCGGCGGCCTCGACGTGCGCGTGCGCGGCGAGCCCCTCCTAGTGGAGCGGACGCTCATCTACTACCTGGACGAGAAGCCCCCAGAGTTCTCCATGAAGCGCCTCACGGCCGGCCTCATCGCCGTCATCGTGGTGGTCGTGGTGGCCCTCGTCGCCGGCGTGGCCGTCCTGGTGATCACCAACCGGAGGAAGTCGGGGAAGTACAAGAAGGTGGAGGTCAAAGAACTGGGGGAGTTGAGAAAGGAACCGAGCTTGTAG